TCAATACCGGGGCCATGCTGGTGGCCACCTTTTCAATGCGGCCCTTGATCTGCGCGATGCTGGGCGCGTCGCCCACGATGCGCGTCAGGGCGCGCACGCCATCGGGCGGCGGTGGGGCGCTGCGCAGCTCGGCGATGGACGACGCGATCGCCGCGCGCGGACCGTCGGTTGGGGTGCGTTGCTGCAGCACCGCGGGCACATGGCGCTGGCTTTGCAGCGCGGCCAACACCGCGGCGCGCAGCTGCTTGAGATCAACCGGTTTGGTCAGGTAGTCGAACGCGCCGGTCTTGAGCGCTTCCACGGCGTTTTCGGCCGAACCGTAGGCGGTGATGACGATGCACCTTTCGGTGCGCTGGCTGGTGCTGAGTTCTCGCAGCAGCTCCAGGCCCAGGCCGTCGGGCAGGCGCATGTCGGTGATGAGCACATCAAACCGCTGCTGGGCCAGCCATTCGCGGGCCTGGGCCAGGTCCTGGGCCGAGACCACCTGGTGGCCTTCGCGCAGCAGTGTCAGCTCGTATAGCGTGCGCAGATCGGGCTCGTCGTCGACGACCAACACGGAGGCGGTGACGGGGGTGGGGGTGGGCATCTTGTGGCTCGGGCGTCAGCGGGGCGAACGGGGCAGATCACCCGGCAGGAGCGAGCCGGGGCGCGTGAGGCTGGGGATCGAGTCGCCTGGGGGGTACGAGAGGCTTTGCTGGACCGGTTGGCGTGGCGCGTTGGCCGACGACGCCATGAGCACGTAGAACTCGTTGCCTTCGCGCTGGTCCAGCCGGCTGCGCTGGTAGGCGATCTGGGCGCCATACCGTTCGCACAGCTCGCGGCAGATGTAGAGACCCAGACCGCTGGAACGGCTCTCGGAGGAGAAGAACGGTTCGAACAGGTGGCGCAGCACGCCGGCTTCCAGCGGTGCGCCATCGCTCCAGACCGACAGACGGATGCGGTCGTTTCCGCTGGGCTGGGTGATGACACGGATCGACGACGCGGTGCGGCTGGCGTGGTGCAGCGCGTTGTCGAGCAGGTTGATCAGCAGGCGGCGCAGGTGCTCGGGGTCGAAGCCGACGTGGGCCGTGGCTGCGTGGGTGTGTACCCCGAGCACGCGCTGGGCCTGGTTCTGCCGGATCCATTCGTGCGTGATCTGTCGCACCGTGTGGTCCAGCGGCAGCACCGGGGGGGCGCCATCGCCCCGGGTGGGCTGGACGCGTGCGACGTTGAGAATGTCGTCCACGATGCGCGAAAGCCGTTGCGCGTTCTGTTCGATCATGCGGGTGAGCCGTTTCTGTCCGGGTTCCTGCACTTCTTCGTCCAGCAGCGCGTTGGCTTGGGTGATGGCCGATAGCGGGTTGCGGATCTCGTGCGCCACGGCGGCCGACATGCGGCCCATGGAGGCCAGTTTTTCGGTGCGCACCTGGGCCTCGACCTCGCGCAGGTCTTCGAGAAACAGCACGCACAGCCCGGCGCGACGCCCGCCCTGCGCACTGGTCAACCGTGTGCGCGCGAACAGCCGGTGGGTGGTGAGCTCATCAAGGTCGATGCGGACTTCCGACTCCATCGGATGTCCGACCGCAAAGGTTTCGCTCACCAGGTTGGCCAGCCCTTCCCAAGCCGGCCGGGCCGAGAGCAGCAGCTTGGCGCCACGTGGGTAGTCCTCGCCCATCAGCATGAACTGGGCGGCCGGGTTGGCGTTGCGCACCACACTGTGCGGATCGACCACCAGCACACCTTCGCTCAGGCTCTCGATCACGAGTTCGTTGACCTGCGCCTGCGTGCGCGCAGCGGCCTGGCTGCTCAAGGCCAGGGCTTCCTCGCGCGCCAGGCGCAGCGCCAGCTGGTTGGCCAGCACCGCCACCAGGAAGAAGCCGGTGCCGGTCAGGCCCGACTGCAGGAAGCGCGAGGTGGACACCTCGCTGAGTACCGTGGCACTCAGGGCGGCCTCGCCCAGCATGTACAGCGTGATGCTGGCCGCGGTCGCCAGTGCCAGCGTCAAGGACCCGAGGATGGCGGCCAGCAGCACCGGCAGCGCAAACAGCGGCGTGTAGTTGATGCCGCCTTGCTGGAAGTGCTGCAGCAGGGCGAAGGCCAGCAGATCGACGCCGATGGTCAGCAGCCACTGGAACTGGAAGGGTTTGCCCAGCTCGGTCGGGTGCGACCAGATCAGCACCGCCAGGGTGGCGCTCAGGTGCACGGCGCAGACCAGGATGAGCCAGTCGGGGCCGCCTGAGCCGGTGACCACCACGAAGACCTGCAGCGCCAGCAGCACCACCGCGATGAACACCCGCGCCCGCATGAAGGCGCGCCAGAGCCGGAAGAAGGCGTGTTGCCGCTTTTCGCGGTTGTGCGCGCTGTTGCCCTCGAAGGCGGAAAACCAGGAGGGCGCAAACTGGGAGGTGACGTCCCTGGCCATGTCAGTGGACGGTGTGGGGCGTCACCGCGACGCCCCCTCGTGCTGCTGGCGGTGTTCGGGGCAGCAATACGCGCCCAATCGGCCGGTGAGCGCTTCGCTTTCGGGCAGGTGCGTGCCACAGTGCTGGCACGCCACCATGACCATCGGCGTGCGTGACGCACGGGGTTGGGGGGGCTTGGGCGAAGTGCCCTCGTCCGGCCCGATCTGGCGGTTGTTGCGCCAGATCCAGAAGGCCACGACCAGCACGGCCAGAACGAGCAGGAATTTCATGGACAGATACCCGTTCAGGTCCGTGACAACACGACTTCGAGCACGAAGCGCGATCCGACGTAGCCCAGCAGCAGAAAGCCCGCGGCCAGGTACAGCGTGCGCACGGCGACGCGCCCGCGCCAGCCCAAGCGCCAGCGGCCCCACAGCAGCACCCCCATGGTCAGCCAGGAAAGCACGGAAAACACGGTCTTGTGGTCCCAGGTCCAACGGTGGTTGAGCGTCTCGGAAAACCACCCGCCCGCCAGCAGCGTGGCGCTGAGCAGGGCAAAACCGGCGGCCACGAAACGGAACGTCAGCCGCTCCAGCGTCAGCAGCGGCACGGGGGTCTCGGTGGCGGCGCCACTGCGCATCGATTTTTCCGCCCGCTGCATCAACCAGGCGTGCACCACCGCGGCGCCGATCAGGCCGTAGGAGGCGATGCCCAGGGCCCAGTGCAGTGGCAACCAGTTCGAGCGCAGGGCCGGGTAGGGGGAGCCGGGAAACACCAGGGCGAGCAACACGGCGAGGGTTCCCAGCACGGCCAGCGTCCAGCGCGCCCGCAGTTCGGGGTACAGGCGGCTCTCGATCAGGTAGACCGTGAGCACCAGCCAGGCGGTGACGGAGAGTGCCGGCGCAAAGCCGAAACGCACCGGTTGTTCGAGCAGGCCCGAGGCCAGCACCAGCAGGTGCAGCAGCCAGGCCGTG
This Hydrogenophaga taeniospiralis DNA region includes the following protein-coding sequences:
- a CDS encoding sensor histidine kinase, translating into MARDVTSQFAPSWFSAFEGNSAHNREKRQHAFFRLWRAFMRARVFIAVVLLALQVFVVVTGSGGPDWLILVCAVHLSATLAVLIWSHPTELGKPFQFQWLLTIGVDLLAFALLQHFQQGGINYTPLFALPVLLAAILGSLTLALATAASITLYMLGEAALSATVLSEVSTSRFLQSGLTGTGFFLVAVLANQLALRLAREEALALSSQAAARTQAQVNELVIESLSEGVLVVDPHSVVRNANPAAQFMLMGEDYPRGAKLLLSARPAWEGLANLVSETFAVGHPMESEVRIDLDELTTHRLFARTRLTSAQGGRRAGLCVLFLEDLREVEAQVRTEKLASMGRMSAAVAHEIRNPLSAITQANALLDEEVQEPGQKRLTRMIEQNAQRLSRIVDDILNVARVQPTRGDGAPPVLPLDHTVRQITHEWIRQNQAQRVLGVHTHAATAHVGFDPEHLRRLLINLLDNALHHASRTASSIRVITQPSGNDRIRLSVWSDGAPLEAGVLRHLFEPFFSSESRSSGLGLYICRELCERYGAQIAYQRSRLDQREGNEFYVLMASSANAPRQPVQQSLSYPPGDSIPSLTRPGSLLPGDLPRSPR
- a CDS encoding PP0621 family protein; amino-acid sequence: MKFLLVLAVLVVAFWIWRNNRQIGPDEGTSPKPPQPRASRTPMVMVACQHCGTHLPESEALTGRLGAYCCPEHRQQHEGASR
- a CDS encoding inner membrane protein YpjD — translated: MNLLPALATNPPAALLSAVAALSYAVLAWAHPRMTPGQTRFVLATAWLLHLLVLASGLLEQPVRFGFAPALSVTAWLVLTVYLIESRLYPELRARWTLAVLGTLAVLLALVFPGSPYPALRSNWLPLHWALGIASYGLIGAAVVHAWLMQRAEKSMRSGAATETPVPLLTLERLTFRFVAAGFALLSATLLAGGWFSETLNHRWTWDHKTVFSVLSWLTMGVLLWGRWRLGWRGRVAVRTLYLAAGFLLLGYVGSRFVLEVVLSRT